A stretch of the Chelonoidis abingdonii isolate Lonesome George chromosome 11, CheloAbing_2.0, whole genome shotgun sequence genome encodes the following:
- the TMEM79 gene encoding transmembrane protein 79 has protein sequence MAAADPGAHTENVALVELRKEALEPPVQKVTCSSVQDKKPGDPDATLPWDQSGHSSMSEVGTEPTTPSRKASETEKRPSPEGSHMGPEPGPTGEEEVFLGSSLLQEEEEGNRMPEVAAHVFIPINPHCIEKAPGCRGSAGGSDWKKKQQQLEEEAIVCCEKENGNPEKLAFLTHGPLSYPTHYDEPAGYDDGQTKPLSKKLQCLQCQDCSSANLKAVASMIGAMIIFPCFVYGAYVFLPFDAPLMPTMSARLVYTLRCGVFGTFPIILGLIVYGVSRLCFSSVQPFGELRREVEIHRSYVSQSVYLFILYFFNIAVLATYLPQEALKLIPLLTGLFAISRMLYWLAYAMGRSFRSFGFGLTFLPLLTMVLWNLYSMFILEPENMFATAANSKQDTPSEKQSRAAPPKPRYWG, from the exons ATGGCAGCTGCTGACCCCGGGGCTCACACAGAGAATGTGGCACTGGTGGAGCTGAGAAAGGAGGCTCTGGAGCCTCCAGTGCAGAAGGTGACCTGCAGCAGTGTCCAAGACAAGAAGCCAGGAGACCCTGATGCTACTCTGCCTTGGGACCAGTCCGGGCACTCTTCCATGAGTGAGGTGGGCACGGAGCCCACCACCCCATCCCGCAAGGCATCTGAGACAGAGAAGAGGCCAAGCCCCGAGGGGAGCCACATGGGTCCCGAGCCGGGGCCTACTGGAGAGGAGGAGGTTTTCCTCGGCTCTTCCCttctgcaggaggaggaggaaggcaacAGGATGCCTGAGGTGGCTGCGCATGTTTTCATCCCCATCAATCCCCACTGTATCGAGAAGGCCCCCGGGTGCCGAGGCTCGGCAGGGGGCAGCGACTggaagaagaagcagcagcagctggaggaggaggccaTCGTGTGCTGTGAGAAGGAGAACGGCAACCCCGAGAAGCTGGCCTTCCTGACCCACGGCCCCCTGAGCTACCCCACACACTACGACGAGCCAGCTGGCTATGACGACGGCCAAACCAAACCACTTTCCAAGAAGCTACAGTGCCTCCAATGCCAGGACTGCAGCTCTGCCAACCTCAAGGCTGTGGCCTCCATGATTGGGGCCATGATCATCTTCCCCTGCTTCGTGTACGGGGCCTACGTCTTCCTGCCCTTCGACGCCCCCCTGATGCCAACTATGAGTGCCCGGCTGGTCTACACCCTTCGCTGTGGAGTGTTCGGCACCTTTCCCATCATCCTAG GTCTGATCGTGTACGGGGTCTCCCGCCTCTGTTTCTCCTCAGTGCAGCCCTTTGGGGAGCTGCGCAGGGAGGTGGAGATCCACCGGAGCTACGTTTCCCAGTCCGTCTACCTCTTCATCCTCTACTTCTTCAACATTGCTGTGCTGGCCACCTACCTCCCTCAGGAAGCCCTGAAACTCATCCCATTGCTCACGGGGCTGTTCGCCATCTCACG GATGCTGTACTGGCTGGCTTACGCCATGGGTCGCTCTTTCCGCAGCTTCGGCTTCGGCCTGaccttcctgcccctgctgacCATGGTCCTGTGGAACCTCTACAGCATGTTCATCCTGGAGCCCGAGAACATGTTCGCCACTGCCGCCAACAGCAAGCAGGACACGCCGTCGGAGAAGCAGAGCCGGGCCGCCCCACCCAAGCCGAGATACTGGGGGTAA